The following proteins come from a genomic window of Elusimicrobiota bacterium:
- a CDS encoding MiaB/RimO family radical SAM methylthiotransferase: MGPQHPVTSAAKVYFHTFGCKANQYDTELLRAQMVAGGGVAVDDPKAADLCLVNSCSVTAKADQECRQFVRRLLRENARARIIVTGCYATHAPEDLRALSPRVEAYSNAEKAALPACVGFEAAPEVWGLSRFTHRARAFVKIQDGCKAPCRYCIIPQTRPTYWSKPVEQVVEEVRRLVEGGHGEIVFTGIRLGLYRGRSESGRSADLTGLLRRLADLPGRFRIRLSSLEVTETPDRLIALAAETDRVCPHFHIPLQSASDRVLADMGRWYRYADYRDRVRAIRERLPHAAITADVLTGFPTEDEAAYDETFRRIEGMALSGLHAFPYSPRPGTTAAGLKPWPAAVLKERTRRLVDLSEKLKADFRARFVGTERTALAEDDGRGWTDNYIRVRVPAGAMEGLVKARVGDTEDA; encoded by the coding sequence GTGGGTCCGCAACACCCGGTGACGTCCGCCGCGAAGGTTTACTTCCACACCTTCGGCTGCAAGGCCAACCAGTACGACACCGAACTCCTGCGCGCCCAAATGGTCGCGGGCGGCGGCGTGGCCGTCGACGATCCCAAGGCCGCCGACCTCTGCCTTGTCAATTCCTGCTCGGTGACGGCCAAGGCGGACCAGGAGTGCCGCCAGTTCGTGCGGCGCCTGTTGCGCGAGAACGCGCGGGCCCGCATCATCGTCACGGGCTGTTACGCCACGCACGCGCCCGAGGACCTGCGCGCGCTCTCGCCCCGGGTGGAAGCCTATTCCAACGCGGAAAAGGCCGCGCTCCCGGCCTGCGTCGGGTTCGAGGCGGCGCCCGAGGTGTGGGGGCTGTCTCGGTTTACCCACCGCGCGCGCGCCTTCGTTAAAATCCAAGACGGCTGCAAGGCCCCCTGCCGCTACTGCATCATTCCCCAAACCCGCCCCACGTATTGGTCGAAACCCGTCGAACAGGTCGTCGAGGAAGTCCGGCGGTTGGTGGAGGGGGGGCACGGCGAAATCGTTTTCACGGGCATCCGCCTGGGGCTCTACCGCGGGAGAAGCGAATCCGGGCGGTCGGCGGATCTCACGGGACTTTTGCGGCGACTGGCGGATTTGCCGGGCCGGTTCCGAATCCGCCTTTCATCGCTGGAAGTCACCGAAACGCCGGACCGGCTCATCGCCCTGGCGGCGGAGACCGACCGCGTCTGTCCCCATTTTCACATCCCGCTCCAGTCCGCCTCGGACCGCGTGCTGGCGGACATGGGCCGGTGGTACCGTTACGCCGATTACCGCGACCGGGTGCGGGCCATCCGCGAACGACTGCCCCACGCGGCGATCACGGCGGACGTGCTCACGGGTTTCCCGACCGAGGACGAGGCGGCCTACGACGAAACCTTCCGACGGATTGAGGGGATGGCCCTGTCCGGTCTGCACGCCTTCCCGTATTCGCCGCGGCCGGGGACGACGGCCGCCGGATTAAAACCTTGGCCCGCCGCCGTCCTAAAAGAGCGCACGCGGCGGCTGGTGGATCTGTCGGAGAAGTTGAAGGCGGATTTTCGGGCGCGGTTCGTCGGCACCGAACGGACCGCCCTGGCCGAAGACGACGGCCGGGGTTGGACGGACAATTACATCCGCGTGCGGGTGCCGGCGGGGGCGATGGAGGGGCTGGTGAAAGCGCGGGTGGGGGACACGGAAGACGCTTAA
- a CDS encoding prepilin-type N-terminal cleavage/methylation domain-containing protein, with product MRPLPGHRSKKGFTLIELMLVVAIISLLAAIAIPKFADMIIKAKEAAVLGKLASVRSAALIYYADNPEIENVFSWYVTVNHNFNYLVPRYIDQIPPLKHPTVSDHMEGNGVSTALVDGLWNSGWAYTWNSLGGSSNALPRIYINCTHTNSRGVTWSTF from the coding sequence ATGAGGCCCTTACCCGGCCATCGTTCGAAAAAAGGCTTCACGCTCATCGAGCTCATGCTCGTGGTGGCCATCATTTCTCTGTTGGCGGCCATCGCCATCCCCAAATTCGCGGACATGATTATCAAAGCCAAAGAAGCGGCCGTGCTTGGAAAACTGGCCTCGGTCCGCTCGGCGGCGCTGATCTATTACGCCGACAACCCCGAAATCGAAAACGTTTTTTCCTGGTACGTCACAGTCAATCACAATTTCAATTATCTCGTGCCGAGATACATCGACCAAATCCCCCCGCTCAAACACCCCACCGTCAGCGACCACATGGAGGGGAACGGTGTTTCCACGGCGCTCGTCGACGGGTTGTGGAACTCCGGCTGGGCCTACACCTGGAATTCCTTAGGTGGCTCCTCCAACGCTCTACCCCGCATCTACATCAATTGCACACACACCAACAGTCGGGGCGTCACTTGGAGCACATTTTAG
- a CDS encoding class I SAM-dependent methyltransferase, which produces MTDSLGQAAPGPGWISILKTSIDMFRTNPGMPWLWALETWGRRVVEREPEPETVMESAESLAAFERQAEGQGQLRAIHHFNTRLASQAIAGCRRVIDLGCGPGVLLGRIAAWNPGTEFVGVDLSEGMLALANQRAGRPANVRFERGDMTRLDGFADGSVDGVISSVALHHLPDAAALDRCFESLARVLRPGGAVCLVDLGRLKTTRAMAAMARTVGREAGEIFIKDYETSLRAAFRREEMAPGVERHLPKARLWSAAGFPVTHVVATGLKPLAGAAEGFRRADYTTLNEKSRAALAVIEGLMARGGLTLPEA; this is translated from the coding sequence ATGACGGATTCGCTCGGCCAGGCCGCCCCGGGACCGGGGTGGATTTCCATTCTCAAAACATCGATAGACATGTTTCGGACAAACCCGGGCATGCCCTGGCTGTGGGCCTTGGAAACCTGGGGCCGACGGGTGGTGGAGCGGGAACCCGAGCCGGAAACCGTCATGGAAAGCGCGGAGTCGTTGGCGGCCTTCGAGCGGCAGGCCGAGGGCCAAGGCCAGTTGCGGGCCATTCACCATTTCAACACGCGGCTGGCGTCGCAGGCGATCGCGGGGTGTCGGCGGGTGATCGACTTGGGGTGCGGGCCGGGGGTGCTGTTGGGCCGGATTGCGGCGTGGAACCCGGGGACGGAATTTGTGGGGGTGGACCTGTCGGAGGGCATGCTCGCCCTGGCGAACCAAAGGGCGGGGCGGCCCGCGAACGTGCGCTTTGAGCGGGGGGACATGACCCGGTTGGACGGGTTTGCCGATGGGTCGGTGGACGGGGTGATCAGCAGCGTGGCGCTGCACCATCTGCCCGACGCCGCCGCCTTGGACCGTTGCTTTGAATCGTTGGCGCGGGTGTTGCGGCCGGGCGGGGCGGTGTGCCTGGTGGACTTGGGGCGACTCAAAACCACTCGAGCCATGGCCGCCATGGCGCGCACCGTCGGGCGGGAGGCGGGGGAGATCTTCATCAAAGATTACGAAACAAGCTTGAGGGCGGCGTTTCGTCGGGAGGAGATGGCGCCGGGGGTGGAGCGCCATTTGCCGAAGGCGCGGTTGTGGTCGGCGGCGGGGTTCCCGGTGACGCACGTGGTCGCCACCGGGTTAAAGCCCTTGGCCGGGGCCGCCGAGGGATTTCGACGGGCCGATTACACAACCTTGAACGAGAAGTCCCGGGCGGCGTTGGCCGTGATCGAAGGACTGATGGCCCGGGGCGGTTTGACCCTTCCCGAAGCGTAA
- a CDS encoding methyltransferase, which yields MPQRLSPAAPRPRRDFDFDSFSLIAQGHSAFQLMWAGVSLGVFDLLHRRPRLPLPKIAAALGLAAQPARVLVVGLTALGILIKKGPRFSNAPLADRILVSTAPRSAVPILGWQAHIVYPGLTDFVASLKKNTNIGLARFPGPGKTLYERLTAHPALEKVFETAMSGLSRQANKDLIGAIDFSHTRHLVDAGGGDGTNAIAIARAHPRLRLTVFESPSVCRMVRRNAAAAGLAGRVSAWPGDLFKTPFPPGTDAVLFAHIFSIWSPEKGIRLLKRAHAALPSGGEVLVFNTMALGEETDCLLTALGSPYFQAIATGQGMVYPRTDYAAWLKTAGFSLRGRVIPLPFEHGVLVGRKI from the coding sequence ATGCCACAGCGTCTTTCGCCCGCGGCCCCCCGTCCCCGACGGGATTTCGATTTCGACAGTTTTTCCCTGATCGCCCAGGGGCACAGCGCCTTTCAATTGATGTGGGCGGGGGTTTCCCTCGGGGTGTTCGATCTTCTCCACCGCCGCCCGCGTCTGCCTCTCCCCAAAATCGCCGCCGCCCTGGGCCTCGCGGCCCAACCGGCCCGCGTGCTGGTGGTCGGGCTGACGGCCCTCGGCATTCTGATCAAGAAGGGGCCCCGCTTTTCCAACGCGCCCCTGGCCGACCGCATTTTGGTTTCCACCGCGCCGCGCAGCGCGGTGCCCATCCTGGGCTGGCAAGCCCACATCGTCTACCCCGGCCTCACCGATTTCGTCGCGTCTTTAAAAAAGAACACCAACATCGGTCTCGCCCGCTTCCCCGGCCCGGGGAAAACGCTTTACGAAAGGCTCACCGCCCACCCCGCCCTGGAAAAAGTTTTCGAGACCGCCATGAGCGGCCTCTCCCGCCAGGCGAACAAAGACCTGATCGGCGCCATCGATTTCAGCCACACCCGCCACCTGGTCGACGCCGGCGGGGGCGACGGGACCAACGCCATCGCCATCGCCCGGGCGCACCCGCGCCTGCGCCTGACGGTGTTCGAATCCCCCTCCGTCTGCCGCATGGTGAGGCGGAACGCCGCCGCGGCCGGCCTGGCCGGGCGGGTGAGCGCCTGGCCGGGGGACCTGTTCAAAACGCCCTTCCCCCCCGGCACCGACGCCGTTCTCTTCGCGCACATTTTTTCCATCTGGTCCCCCGAAAAGGGGATCCGGCTTCTCAAGCGCGCCCACGCCGCCCTGCCGTCCGGCGGCGAGGTCCTGGTGTTCAACACCATGGCCCTGGGGGAAGAAACGGATTGTTTGTTGACGGCCCTGGGCTCGCCCTATTTCCAAGCCATCGCCACAGGTCAAGGCATGGTCTACCCGCGAACGGACTACGCGGCTTGGTTAAAAACCGCCGGATTTTCCTTGCGGGGCCGTGTCATCCCCCTGCCCTTCGAGCACGGCGTTCTGGTGGGACGAAAAATTTAA
- a CDS encoding ThiF family adenylyltransferase yields MDPHNIEWSDTLKKWGLTPENYVLKALPRNLGVLSRNDQARLARRRVAIAGMGGVGGLHLITLARAGVGAFHISDFDRFEPANFNRQYGARIPTLGRPKTDVLRADALAVNPFLDIRSFDRGINAENVDAFLDGVDLFLDGLDFFVPEVRRLVYGRAREKGIPVVTAGPIGFGTVALVFDPRGMSFDEYFDMHDGMDPFEQMLRFYIGLLPKYWLTAYTVRRFGVDLANKSGPSTPMGCLLASALAATEIVRILTGRPGLKPAPWCLQFDPYVRGMILRRLRWGNRGPLQRLKLWVARKKLRGAKPLFRSAPAAPAWNGEGAVPPPVMEHILNAGLQAPSGDNIQPWAMSVREGGVEIAVKQNSDPSFFNFEERAALISLGAVSENIRVAASVYGLATRLEPPVDVSRPARIFFEQRRVAEDPLASILWERETNRRPHGKTPLDPEDLSAMVDAAAARGARLRWSVERKEIATLADMAYWADRARVLLRECHETLYKAFRSNIDDARRSGDGFSYGNLLVRWDQKLFLKATRPWSVMRALNALGAGNVVANASRDSMAASAAVGLLTVPDETVASVFRGGEAFERVWLTAALSGLAFQPMASLPFFWARWKSLGEEAFPPEARGHVARAMEKLRAVFPGEDFDRGGLVMLFRVGHAPGLPEGTFRRPLPTFLNA; encoded by the coding sequence ATGGATCCCCATAATATCGAATGGTCGGACACCCTTAAAAAATGGGGTTTGACCCCCGAGAACTACGTTTTGAAAGCGTTGCCGAGAAATCTGGGCGTGCTTTCGCGGAACGACCAGGCCCGGCTGGCCCGGCGGCGCGTGGCCATCGCCGGCATGGGCGGGGTGGGCGGGTTGCACCTCATCACCTTGGCGCGGGCGGGCGTGGGGGCCTTCCATATTTCCGATTTCGATCGATTCGAGCCGGCCAACTTCAACCGCCAATACGGCGCGCGGATCCCGACCCTGGGCCGACCCAAAACCGACGTGTTGCGGGCCGACGCGTTGGCGGTGAACCCGTTCCTCGACATCCGGTCTTTCGATCGGGGCATCAACGCGGAGAACGTGGACGCTTTTTTGGACGGCGTGGATTTGTTTTTGGACGGGTTGGATTTCTTCGTACCGGAAGTGCGGCGGCTGGTGTACGGCCGGGCGCGGGAAAAGGGAATCCCCGTCGTCACGGCGGGGCCCATCGGGTTCGGCACGGTGGCGTTGGTGTTCGATCCCCGGGGCATGAGTTTCGACGAATATTTCGACATGCACGACGGGATGGACCCCTTTGAACAGATGTTGCGCTTTTACATCGGGTTGCTGCCGAAATATTGGCTGACCGCCTACACGGTGCGGCGGTTTGGCGTGGACCTGGCCAATAAGTCGGGGCCATCGACCCCCATGGGGTGTTTGTTGGCGTCGGCCTTGGCGGCCACCGAGATCGTTCGGATTTTGACGGGGCGGCCCGGCCTGAAGCCGGCGCCCTGGTGCCTCCAATTCGACCCCTATGTCCGGGGCATGATTTTGAGGCGGCTGCGCTGGGGGAATCGGGGGCCCCTCCAGCGGTTGAAACTTTGGGTGGCACGGAAAAAACTGCGCGGGGCGAAGCCGCTTTTCCGCTCGGCCCCGGCCGCGCCCGCCTGGAACGGCGAGGGCGCGGTGCCTCCGCCGGTGATGGAACATATATTGAATGCGGGACTCCAGGCTCCCTCCGGCGACAATATCCAACCTTGGGCGATGAGCGTCCGGGAGGGGGGGGTGGAGATCGCGGTCAAACAAAATTCGGACCCCTCTTTTTTCAATTTTGAGGAACGCGCGGCCTTGATTTCGCTCGGCGCCGTGTCGGAAAACATCCGCGTGGCGGCGTCCGTTTACGGGTTGGCGACCCGTCTCGAGCCTCCGGTGGATGTGTCCCGGCCCGCGCGGATTTTCTTCGAACAAAGGCGCGTGGCCGAAGACCCGCTTGCCTCGATCCTGTGGGAGAGGGAAACGAACCGGCGCCCGCACGGCAAGACGCCGCTGGACCCGGAAGACCTGTCCGCCATGGTCGACGCCGCGGCGGCGCGGGGGGCGCGGTTGCGGTGGAGCGTGGAGCGGAAGGAAATCGCCACGTTGGCCGATATGGCCTATTGGGCCGACCGCGCCCGGGTGCTCCTTCGCGAATGCCATGAAACCTTGTACAAGGCCTTCCGTTCCAACATCGACGACGCCCGCCGCTCGGGCGACGGTTTTTCCTACGGGAATTTGCTCGTTCGTTGGGATCAAAAACTGTTTTTGAAAGCCACGCGACCGTGGTCGGTCATGCGGGCGTTGAACGCCCTCGGCGCCGGGAATGTTGTGGCGAACGCCTCGCGGGATTCCATGGCCGCCTCCGCGGCGGTGGGCCTCTTGACGGTTCCAGACGAAACGGTGGCTTCGGTGTTTCGCGGGGGGGAGGCTTTCGAACGGGTGTGGTTGACGGCGGCTCTTTCGGGGCTGGCCTTCCAACCCATGGCCAGCTTGCCGTTCTTTTGGGCCCGGTGGAAATCCTTGGGGGAAGAGGCGTTTCCGCCGGAGGCCCGGGGGCACGTGGCGCGGGCCATGGAAAAGTTACGCGCGGTTTTTCCAGGGGAGGATTTTGACCGCGGGGGGTTGGTGATGCTCTTTCGGGTCGGCCACGCGCCGGGCCTGCCGGAGGGCACGTTCCGACGCCCCCTCCCCACGTTCCTCAACGCATGA
- a CDS encoding GNAT family N-acetyltransferase: MSGVEFRLGEFTFLATEDRGLLEAIHRLRYRIYVEEYGFEKPEDHPGGLERDRFDPHAVSIAALDRRGNLVGTARLIHHCPFPLPTFDLAAPEWRERHRTDPHLVESSRFAMSRDFRLSALDFKREMAFFRRNLGAPSSAGPAPAPASGDLSARVLIFLGLSHATIASARALGASWHLMAAERSLWILLKRNGMRFEPIGPEVEYHGRRTPYAGQNEDMFQSTQAVQTRVVTMLARESGAIPVGVQEKDLAEAGTFRLGGLSFNVASTPGSVDRVFVLRHQAYAEDFKLIPAAAQADARDRDAHDAWSVHVTAEDGVGRVVGTVRLVLNSPLGLPCLEKAGAEERNRLLSSKKVAELSRLALASPYGHAFADVLSYLLSVPLIPSGAVRPGPGDRRRGAVITLGLFRMLYRISKKLRLSGWVLLAHGETIALLERQGLRPELLGPVDETKDHRQPVLLRLGDLEAHLTDFSRIRSFSRDASFGGGKPRNSLF; encoded by the coding sequence ATGAGCGGGGTCGAATTTCGCCTGGGGGAGTTCACCTTCCTCGCCACCGAGGACCGCGGACTGCTTGAAGCCATCCACCGGTTGCGTTATCGGATTTACGTTGAGGAATATGGGTTTGAAAAACCGGAGGACCACCCCGGCGGGCTTGAACGCGACCGTTTCGATCCCCACGCGGTGTCCATCGCCGCCCTGGACCGACGGGGCAACCTGGTGGGGACGGCCCGGTTGATCCACCATTGCCCTTTCCCGTTGCCGACTTTCGATCTGGCCGCGCCGGAATGGCGCGAACGGCATCGGACCGACCCCCATTTGGTCGAATCGTCCCGGTTTGCCATGAGCCGCGATTTCCGTCTTTCGGCTTTGGACTTCAAAAGGGAAATGGCTTTTTTTCGAAGAAATTTGGGGGCCCCCTCGTCGGCCGGTCCGGCGCCCGCCCCCGCGTCGGGGGATCTCTCCGCCCGGGTTCTTATTTTCTTGGGTCTCAGCCACGCCACCATCGCCAGCGCCCGGGCGCTTGGCGCCAGCTGGCATTTGATGGCCGCCGAGCGGTCCCTTTGGATCCTCTTGAAAAGGAACGGCATGCGTTTCGAGCCCATCGGGCCGGAAGTCGAGTATCACGGCCGCCGCACGCCCTACGCGGGCCAAAACGAGGACATGTTCCAATCCACGCAAGCGGTCCAAACGCGGGTGGTGACTATGTTGGCCCGGGAATCCGGCGCGATTCCGGTGGGGGTGCAGGAGAAAGATTTGGCCGAAGCGGGCACGTTTCGGTTGGGGGGTCTTTCCTTCAACGTGGCGTCCACCCCGGGTTCGGTGGACCGGGTGTTCGTTTTGCGCCACCAGGCCTACGCGGAAGACTTTAAACTCATCCCGGCCGCCGCCCAGGCCGATGCGCGCGACCGCGATGCCCACGACGCCTGGTCGGTCCATGTCACGGCCGAGGACGGCGTGGGCCGCGTGGTCGGGACGGTCCGCCTCGTGCTCAACTCCCCGTTGGGTCTTCCCTGCCTGGAGAAAGCGGGGGCGGAGGAAAGAAATCGCCTTTTGTCGTCGAAAAAAGTGGCCGAATTGTCCCGGCTCGCGTTGGCGTCCCCCTACGGCCACGCTTTCGCCGACGTCCTCTCGTACCTGCTTTCGGTGCCTTTGATCCCTTCGGGCGCGGTGCGGCCCGGTCCCGGAGACCGCCGTCGCGGGGCCGTGATCACGCTGGGGTTGTTTCGAATGCTTTATCGCATCAGCAAAAAATTGCGCTTGTCGGGGTGGGTTTTGTTGGCCCACGGCGAGACGATCGCCCTTTTGGAGCGACAGGGGCTGCGACCCGAGTTGTTGGGCCCGGTGGACGAAACCAAAGACCACCGACAACCCGTCTTGTTGCGCCTGGGGGACCTCGAGGCCCACCTGACCGATTTTTCCCGAATCCGCTCCTTTTCGCGCGACGCCTCCTTTGGGGGAGGAAAACCCCGGAATTCCTTGTTTTAA
- a CDS encoding histidine triad nucleotide-binding protein — protein sequence MDCLFCQIAAKTIPAQVVLENNEIIVFKDIHPQAPTHLLIVPKKHVARVSELTDEDDGLVAAVHRAIRDLAKTVDPEKKGFRIVVNNGSAAGQAVAHLHYHFLAGRLLSWPPG from the coding sequence ATGGATTGTCTGTTCTGCCAAATAGCGGCCAAAACGATTCCTGCCCAGGTTGTTTTGGAAAACAACGAAATCATTGTTTTTAAAGATATCCACCCGCAAGCGCCCACGCATCTTTTGATTGTGCCGAAAAAACACGTGGCGCGCGTCTCGGAATTGACCGACGAGGACGACGGGCTTGTGGCGGCTGTGCATCGCGCCATTCGGGATTTGGCGAAAACCGTGGACCCCGAAAAAAAAGGGTTCCGGATCGTCGTCAACAACGGGTCCGCCGCCGGACAGGCGGTGGCCCATCTCCATTACCATTTCCTGGCCGGACGGCTTTTGAGCTGGCCGCCGGGTTAA
- a CDS encoding 30S ribosomal protein S21, with product MVFVKVRDGESIEEALRRFKRECERNGIMQEIRRREFYEPPSVKRKRKLAESRRKMRRRMARANRG from the coding sequence ATGGTTTTCGTCAAAGTGCGCGATGGGGAGTCCATCGAAGAGGCTCTCCGTCGCTTCAAACGCGAGTGCGAGCGGAACGGCATCATGCAGGAGATCCGCCGGCGGGAGTTCTACGAACCCCCGTCCGTGAAACGCAAGCGCAAGCTGGCTGAATCCCGACGGAAAATGCGCCGACGTATGGCGCGCGCCAACCGCGGATAA
- the dnaG gene encoding DNA primase encodes MGVSRDTLERIKAALDPLEVVREAVPSLKQSGVRWKGNCPFHNERTPSFYFQPEKGLWHCFGACQEGGDILAFVMKLEGLSFPEALRELAHRTGIVLDWDKTDDAASRRAKERDALLGLVEEAAGFYRDSLRGLAEAEVARRTLAQRGVRPETVERFRLGYAPRREGFLDRALKRGVAIELLLKAGLAARSDRTGRYQDTLSGRLIFPIRDAYGQVVAFGGRVLEEDAGPKYINSPETPVYTKGRHLYGLYEGRTALRDRGQGVVVEGYMDVVGLHQAGVERAVAPLGTGFTAEQSKLLRRYAQEAVMLFDPDPAGQRASWRTADVLLKDDVFVRVAQVPDGLDPDEYVQAKGAAALEKILTDARDVVDFWLDLLAPSLSGFSDLHGRLRKAEELLRFIGGVPNEVLREEWVKRAAARLDLDAAALKREMFRKGERGPGRTETPASTTAAERRPAALAPAMRTAEEELLQVLGAHPALWPRAEKADGWFADTRCLAVFRHWRDQWKAGDAVEPAAAVAVLGAADGPWLTALLLEGKQFEDPGVALDRALAGLERQATQREMKGLEGELRALARSDPRFGEKFDRHLTLTRRLKAATPETPGPTER; translated from the coding sequence ATGGGCGTATCGCGAGACACGTTGGAACGGATCAAGGCCGCGCTCGACCCCCTGGAGGTCGTGCGGGAGGCCGTGCCCAGCCTCAAGCAGTCGGGCGTCCGGTGGAAGGGCAATTGCCCCTTTCACAACGAGCGGACCCCGTCGTTTTATTTTCAACCCGAAAAGGGTCTTTGGCATTGTTTCGGCGCCTGCCAGGAAGGCGGCGACATCCTCGCTTTCGTCATGAAGTTGGAGGGGTTGTCGTTCCCCGAGGCGCTTCGGGAATTGGCCCATCGCACCGGCATCGTTCTGGATTGGGACAAAACGGACGACGCCGCCAGCCGCCGCGCCAAAGAGCGCGACGCGCTGTTGGGGTTGGTGGAAGAGGCGGCCGGTTTTTACCGCGACAGCCTGCGCGGATTGGCCGAGGCCGAGGTCGCCCGGCGCACGTTGGCCCAGCGCGGCGTCCGCCCGGAGACGGTGGAGCGCTTCCGCCTCGGGTACGCGCCCCGGCGCGAAGGGTTTTTGGACCGCGCTTTAAAGCGCGGCGTCGCCATCGAGTTGCTTTTGAAAGCGGGCTTGGCGGCCCGCTCGGACCGCACGGGTCGCTATCAAGACACCCTGTCCGGCCGTTTGATCTTTCCCATTCGGGACGCCTACGGCCAGGTGGTGGCTTTCGGCGGACGGGTTTTGGAAGAGGACGCGGGGCCCAAGTACATCAATTCGCCGGAAACCCCGGTCTACACGAAGGGGCGCCATCTCTACGGCCTCTACGAAGGGCGCACCGCCCTCCGGGACCGCGGCCAGGGGGTCGTGGTCGAGGGCTACATGGACGTCGTGGGGCTGCATCAGGCCGGCGTCGAACGCGCGGTCGCGCCCCTCGGCACGGGGTTCACGGCCGAGCAGTCCAAGCTGTTGCGGCGTTACGCCCAGGAAGCGGTGATGTTGTTCGACCCGGACCCCGCCGGTCAACGCGCCAGTTGGCGGACGGCCGACGTGTTGCTCAAGGACGATGTGTTTGTCCGGGTGGCGCAGGTGCCCGACGGGTTGGACCCGGACGAGTACGTTCAGGCGAAGGGCGCCGCGGCCCTGGAAAAAATTTTGACCGACGCCCGGGACGTTGTCGATTTTTGGCTGGATTTGTTGGCCCCGTCGTTGAGCGGGTTCAGCGATTTGCACGGCCGGTTGCGGAAAGCCGAGGAGTTGTTGCGCTTCATTGGCGGCGTGCCCAACGAGGTGTTGCGGGAAGAGTGGGTCAAGCGCGCCGCCGCGCGGCTCGATTTGGACGCCGCGGCGCTTAAGCGGGAAATGTTTCGTAAGGGCGAGCGCGGGCCCGGTCGGACGGAAACGCCGGCTTCGACGACGGCCGCCGAACGGCGACCGGCCGCACTCGCCCCGGCGATGCGCACCGCCGAAGAGGAACTTTTGCAGGTCTTGGGCGCGCACCCGGCGCTGTGGCCCCGGGCGGAAAAGGCCGACGGGTGGTTCGCCGACACGCGGTGTTTGGCGGTGTTTCGCCATTGGCGCGACCAGTGGAAGGCCGGCGACGCGGTGGAACCGGCCGCCGCCGTGGCCGTCCTGGGCGCAGCCGACGGGCCCTGGTTGACGGCCCTGTTGCTGGAAGGAAAACAATTTGAGGACCCGGGGGTTGCCCTGGATCGGGCCTTGGCGGGGCTGGAACGGCAGGCCACGCAGAGGGAAATGAAGGGGTTGGAGGGGGAGTTGCGCGCCCTGGCCCGGTCGGATCCGCGGTTTGGGGAAAAATTTGACAGGCATTTGACACTGACCCGACGGTTGAAGGCGGCGACGCCCGAAACCCCGGGCCCAACGGAACGGTGA